A DNA window from Branchiostoma lanceolatum isolate klBraLanc5 chromosome 17, klBraLanc5.hap2, whole genome shotgun sequence contains the following coding sequences:
- the LOC136423146 gene encoding acetylcholinesterase-like isoform X2 — protein sequence MTGRGVRLVLLSITLTMVVAQRTVIETTTGKVRGKVLNLYGRQVVAFLGIPYAEPPVGPLRFKPPQPAKNWTSVFDAFQYGNSCYQIRDTLFPNFTGSEAWNANTPLSEDCLKINVWMPNPPPADKTVMVWIYGGGFWSGTASLDFYDGKTIAAIENVVVVSMNYRTGSLGFLAMGHQDAPGNMGLMDQNLALQWVQKNIALFGGDPQKVTILGESAGSVSVGYHLLSLKSRNLFSRAIMQSGAPNCPWAFLTNQEALRRGKAFARAVECPTTVPLAQTIECLRSKPADYIIANEWVTSDPIFRFPHVPVIDGTFITEDPKTSIRRGNFKKCNLLAGAVKDEGTYFLVYGAPGFSKQTESLISRSQFLEGVKMSVPETNSFGVDAIAFQYTDWLKENDGVSNRDALDDVVGDHNVICPLNDFAHAYASFGQSVYKYSFEQRASNLVWPKWMGTPHGYEIEFQFGLPLEPKRNYTRDEANFSRRMMRNWANFARTGNPNKESFQTYSQELWPRYTVSGRQFITLDINPPKLGQGPRIDECALWSEYLPKLTRQTNDIIDSACAGSCPASCSRSAAILSLTFMLTLTFTLQAVSD from the exons ATGACAGGACGGGGTGTTCGTTTGgtgctgctgtcaatcactctGACTATGGTGGTGGCGCAGCGGACTGTCATCGAGACGACCACGGGTAAAGTACGGGGCAAAGTGCTGAACCTCTACGGGAGGCAGGTCGTGGCGTTCTTAGGGATACCCTACGCGGAACCACCCGTAGGACCGCTGAGGTTCAAACCTCCGCAGCCCGCAAAGAACTGGACTTCGGTTTTCGACGCTTTCCAGTACGGGAACTCCTGCTACCAAATCAGGGATACCCTCTTTCCCAATTTCACAGGTTCGGAAGCGTGGAACGCCAACACCCCGCTCAGCGAGGACTGTCTAAAGATAAACGTGTGGATGCCAAACCCTCCACCTGCGGACAAAACGGTCATGGTGTGGATCTATGGGGGCGGGTTTTGGTCCGGTACGGCGTCTTTGGACTTTTATGACGGCAAGACGATCGCAGCCATAGAAAACGTCGTGGTGGTGTCGATGAACTATCGCACGGGTTCGCTGGGGTTCTTGGCAATGGGTCACCAGGACGCACCCGGGAACATGGGGCTCATGGACCAAAACCTCGCACTACAATGGGTTCAGAAAAACATCGCCTTATTTGGAGGGGATCCGCAGAAGGTGACCATCTTGGGTGAGAGTGCCGGCAGCGTGAGTGTGGGTTATCACCTGCTTTCGCTAAAAAGTCGAAACCTCTTCTCCAGGGCGATCATGCAGAGCGGAGCTCCAAATTGTCCGTGGGCCTTTTTAACGAACCAGGAGGCACTTCGAAGAGGAAAGGCTTTTGCACGAGCGGTAGAGTGTCCAACAACTGTGCCGTTAGCCCAGACAATAGAATGCCTGCGGTCAAAGCCGGCGGATTACATCATCGCTAACGAGTGGGTCACATCAGACCCGATCTTCAGGTTTCCTCACGTCCCTGTCATTGACGGCACGTTTATCACAGAAGACCCCAAAACGTCTATAAGGAGGGGGAACTTTAAGAAATGCAACCTCCTAGCCGGCGCGGTCAAAGACGAGGGGACGTACTTCCTCGTCTACGGAGCACCAGGGTTTTCCAAGCAGACAGAAAGTTTGATAAGTCGCTCTCAGTTTCTGGAGGGAGTTAAGATGTCCGTTCCAGAGACAAACTCCTTTGGAGTAGATGCCATAGCCTTTCAGTACACGGACTGGTTGAAGGAGAACGATGGCGTGAGCAACCGAGACGCCCTGGATGATGTTGTCGGTGACCACAACGTTATTTGCCCGTTGAACGACTTCGCACACGCCTACGCGTCATTTGGACAGTCCGTGTATAAATACAGTTTCGAACAGAGGGCGTCTAACTTGGTCTGGCCAAAGTGGATGGGGACACCGCACGGGTACGAGATCGAGTTTCAGTTTGGGCTGCCTCTGGAACCCAAGAGGAACTACACACGCGATGAGGCCAACTTCAGCAGAAGGATGATGAGAAACTGGGCTAACTTTGCACGGACCGG GAATCCAAACAAGGAATCGTTTCAGACGTACAGTCAGGAGCTGTGGCCCAGGTACACTGTGAGCGGGAGGCAGTTCATAACTCTGGACATCAACCCGCCGAAACTCGGGCAGGGGCCGAGGATAGACGAGTGCGCGCTGTGGTCAGAGTACCTCCCCAAGCTGACGCGCCAAACAA
- the LOC136423146 gene encoding acetylcholinesterase-like isoform X1 has product MTGRGVRLVLLSITLTMVVAQRTVIETTTGKVRGKVLNLYGRQVVAFLGIPYAEPPVGPLRFKPPQPAKNWTSVFDAFQYGNSCYQIRDTLFPNFTGSEAWNANTPLSEDCLKINVWMPNPPPADKTVMVWIYGGGFWSGTASLDFYDGKTIAAIENVVVVSMNYRTGSLGFLAMGHQDAPGNMGLMDQNLALQWVQKNIALFGGDPQKVTILGESAGSVSVGYHLLSLKSRNLFSRAIMQSGAPNCPWAFLTNQEALRRGKAFARAVECPTTVPLAQTIECLRSKPADYIIANEWVTSDPIFRFPHVPVIDGTFITEDPKTSIRRGNFKKCNLLAGAVKDEGTYFLVYGAPGFSKQTESLISRSQFLEGVKMSVPETNSFGVDAIAFQYTDWLKENDGVSNRDALDDVVGDHNVICPLNDFAHAYASFGQSVYKYSFEQRASNLVWPKWMGTPHGYEIEFQFGLPLEPKRNYTRDEANFSRRMMRNWANFARTGNPNKESFQTYSQELWPRYTVSGRQFITLDINPPKLGQGPRIDECALWSEYLPKLTRQTSDISEAERLWKEEFKLWTKQYMEDWKAQYKDYVSYRDQGCPKPSN; this is encoded by the exons ATGACAGGACGGGGTGTTCGTTTGgtgctgctgtcaatcactctGACTATGGTGGTGGCGCAGCGGACTGTCATCGAGACGACCACGGGTAAAGTACGGGGCAAAGTGCTGAACCTCTACGGGAGGCAGGTCGTGGCGTTCTTAGGGATACCCTACGCGGAACCACCCGTAGGACCGCTGAGGTTCAAACCTCCGCAGCCCGCAAAGAACTGGACTTCGGTTTTCGACGCTTTCCAGTACGGGAACTCCTGCTACCAAATCAGGGATACCCTCTTTCCCAATTTCACAGGTTCGGAAGCGTGGAACGCCAACACCCCGCTCAGCGAGGACTGTCTAAAGATAAACGTGTGGATGCCAAACCCTCCACCTGCGGACAAAACGGTCATGGTGTGGATCTATGGGGGCGGGTTTTGGTCCGGTACGGCGTCTTTGGACTTTTATGACGGCAAGACGATCGCAGCCATAGAAAACGTCGTGGTGGTGTCGATGAACTATCGCACGGGTTCGCTGGGGTTCTTGGCAATGGGTCACCAGGACGCACCCGGGAACATGGGGCTCATGGACCAAAACCTCGCACTACAATGGGTTCAGAAAAACATCGCCTTATTTGGAGGGGATCCGCAGAAGGTGACCATCTTGGGTGAGAGTGCCGGCAGCGTGAGTGTGGGTTATCACCTGCTTTCGCTAAAAAGTCGAAACCTCTTCTCCAGGGCGATCATGCAGAGCGGAGCTCCAAATTGTCCGTGGGCCTTTTTAACGAACCAGGAGGCACTTCGAAGAGGAAAGGCTTTTGCACGAGCGGTAGAGTGTCCAACAACTGTGCCGTTAGCCCAGACAATAGAATGCCTGCGGTCAAAGCCGGCGGATTACATCATCGCTAACGAGTGGGTCACATCAGACCCGATCTTCAGGTTTCCTCACGTCCCTGTCATTGACGGCACGTTTATCACAGAAGACCCCAAAACGTCTATAAGGAGGGGGAACTTTAAGAAATGCAACCTCCTAGCCGGCGCGGTCAAAGACGAGGGGACGTACTTCCTCGTCTACGGAGCACCAGGGTTTTCCAAGCAGACAGAAAGTTTGATAAGTCGCTCTCAGTTTCTGGAGGGAGTTAAGATGTCCGTTCCAGAGACAAACTCCTTTGGAGTAGATGCCATAGCCTTTCAGTACACGGACTGGTTGAAGGAGAACGATGGCGTGAGCAACCGAGACGCCCTGGATGATGTTGTCGGTGACCACAACGTTATTTGCCCGTTGAACGACTTCGCACACGCCTACGCGTCATTTGGACAGTCCGTGTATAAATACAGTTTCGAACAGAGGGCGTCTAACTTGGTCTGGCCAAAGTGGATGGGGACACCGCACGGGTACGAGATCGAGTTTCAGTTTGGGCTGCCTCTGGAACCCAAGAGGAACTACACACGCGATGAGGCCAACTTCAGCAGAAGGATGATGAGAAACTGGGCTAACTTTGCACGGACCGG GAATCCAAACAAGGAATCGTTTCAGACGTACAGTCAGGAGCTGTGGCCCAGGTACACTGTGAGCGGGAGGCAGTTCATAACTCTGGACATCAACCCGCCGAAACTCGGGCAGGGGCCGAGGATAGACGAGTGCGCGCTGTGGTCAGAGTACCTCCCCAAGCTGACGCGCCAAACAA GCGATATCTCCGAGGCGGAAAGACTGTGGAAGGAGGAGTTTAAATTGTGGACCAAACAGTACATGGAAGACTGGAAAGCGCAGTATAAAGACTACGTCAGCTACAGAGACCAGGGTTGCCCTAAGCCGTCAAACTGA